In a genomic window of Helianthus annuus cultivar XRQ/B chromosome 10, HanXRQr2.0-SUNRISE, whole genome shotgun sequence:
- the LOC110881668 gene encoding uncharacterized protein LOC110881668: MDLIFIDEKCGFDIRDLGKVLRSTVWNAYALQIKDFISKIPPHEHVMAVIQHGKYKEWKGEYTVQSDKFATRIFLNEEIDEVDELRRRLILKFGQGSGSTSQTILSSQSVFPLHKEFVTEGVKKHVDEISEIEKEMSCAVVATTKIVQEGYGWFYDACRKCFKKVMGKSKYLQNVENVSDDIIRLPATSLFKVQVRVQDESGSVSFVMFDRDVQKLLGSAAKFNLKNDFRVYTVKKTCDDLVIIAKLVGGDGNGDENTDEVTQEVADVKDVNLSESSQVSAERTSRDVVSVTADSLAVEVEKDSGSSPNGKRMAQDADVVSVGELSTNVRRTQKKLIKLNN; this comes from the exons ATGGatctcatcttcattgatgaaaaG TGTGGTTTTGATATTAGAGATTT GGGTAAGGTTTTGCGGTCTACTGTGTGGAATGCTTATGCTCTGCAGATTAAGGACTTCATTTCTAAAATCCCACCTCATGAGCATGTGATGGCTGTTATACAACATGGAAAGTATAAGGAATGGAAAG GTGAATATACTGTTCAAAGTGATAAGTTTGCAACACGAATTTTTCTGaatgaagaaattgatgaagTTGATGAGCTAAGGAGGAG GCTTATACTGAAGTTTGGACAAGGGAGTGGTTCTACTTCTCAAACAATACTATCGTCTCAGAGTGTTTTTCCATTACATAAAGAATTTGTAACTGAAGGTgtgaagaaacatgttgatgagatTAGCGAGATAGAAAAG GAAATGTCTTGTGCTGTCGTTGCGACAACTAAGATTGTGCAAGAAGGGTATGGTTGGTTTTATGATGCCTGTCGTAAGTGTTTCAAGAAGGTGATGGGTAAAAGTAAATACTTGCAGAAtgttgaaaatgtttcagatgaTATTATTCGATTGCCTGCGACTTCTTTG TTCAAGGTGCAAGTGCGGGTGCAGGATGAGAGTGGTAGTGTTTCTTTTGTTATGTTTGATAGAGATGTTCAGAAGCTTCTTGGATCAGCAGCGA AGTTCAATCTTAAAAATGACTTTCGTGTTTATACGGTGAAAAAAACATGTGATGATCTAGTAATAATTGCTAAGTTGGTTGGTGGAGATGGTAATGGTGATGAAAATACTGATGAG GTTACTCAAGAGGTAGCTGATGTTAAAGATGTTAACCTTTCAGAATCTTCCCAGGTGTCTGCTGAACGAACTTCAAGG GATGTTGTCTCTGTTACGGCCGACTCTTTAGccgttgaagttgaaaaggattCTGGATCAAGTCCCAATGGAAAGCGGATGGCTCAAGATGCTGATGTTGTCAGCGTTGGTGAGCTATCCACTAATGTGAGAAGAACCCAGAAGAAGCTGATTAAGCTTAACAATTAG